A window from Candidatus Paceibacterota bacterium encodes these proteins:
- a CDS encoding phosphomannose isomerase type II C-terminal cupin domain, whose amino-acid sequence MQIGPPKPFQEKRPWGEELWITRDGPSMVKIITVFPGESLSLQYHHNRDEYWRIVSGNGSAEINGEKIELKGGMDCFVPREIQHRLHGGTENLVLLELAFGEFDEKDIVRLEDKYGRK is encoded by the coding sequence ATGCAAATAGGACCTCCTAAACCGTTCCAAGAAAAGAGACCATGGGGAGAAGAACTATGGATTACTAGGGATGGACCATCAATGGTTAAGATTATCACCGTCTTTCCTGGAGAATCTTTAAGTCTGCAGTATCATCACAACCGTGACGAATATTGGAGGATTGTGTCTGGAAATGGTAGTGCAGAGATAAACGGAGAAAAAATTGAACTCAAAGGCGGAATGGATTGTTTTGTTCCCAGAGAAATACAACACCGTTTACATGGTGGAACAGAAAATTTAGTGTTATTGGAATTAGCTTTTGGAGAATTTGACGAAAAAGATATTGTTCGTCTAGAGGATAAGTACGGCCGTAAATAA